The Anabaena sp. WA102 genome contains a region encoding:
- a CDS encoding HhoA/HhoB/HtrA family serine endopeptidase: MRFFQMPRSIRQLSTHVLAIFMGVVLTVTSLRVLPSAAEPGPNPVTESFTQVAQKPSPATAVIGSHSFVTAAVNRVGAAVVRIDTERTITRRNDPMMEDPFFRRFFGDSFPQQSPTEQLRGLGSGFILDKSGVILTNAHVVDKADKVTVRLKDGRTFEGKVKGIDEVTDLAVVKINAGKDLPVAPLGASNNVQVGDWAIAVGNPLGFDNTVTLGIVSTLKRSSAQVGISDKRLDFIQTDAAINPGNSGGPLLNGLGEVIGINTAIRADAMGIGFAIPIDKAKAIAVQLQRDGRVVHPYLGVQMVTLTPELAKQNNNDPNSMFAIPEVKGVLVMRVVPNSPAATAGIRRGDVIVQIDSKEITSAEQLQGVVEDSTLGQALQIKVQRGNQTQMLSVRTAELKDLS, translated from the coding sequence ATGCGATTTTTTCAAATGCCCCGGTCTATTAGACAACTCAGTACCCATGTGTTAGCGATTTTTATGGGAGTGGTCTTGACTGTCACTTCCCTGCGGGTGTTACCTTCAGCAGCAGAACCGGGTCCAAATCCTGTCACTGAGTCATTCACACAAGTTGCTCAAAAACCATCTCCTGCTACTGCTGTCATTGGTAGTCACAGTTTTGTGACAGCAGCGGTGAATCGTGTGGGTGCGGCAGTGGTGAGAATTGATACTGAACGAACGATTACTCGCCGAAATGATCCGATGATGGAAGATCCATTTTTTCGGCGGTTTTTTGGTGATAGCTTTCCCCAACAATCACCGACGGAACAATTACGGGGTTTAGGTTCTGGTTTTATTCTTGACAAAAGCGGCGTAATTCTCACTAATGCTCACGTAGTTGATAAGGCTGATAAGGTTACAGTCCGTCTAAAAGATGGTCGCACTTTTGAGGGTAAGGTGAAAGGCATTGATGAAGTTACGGATTTGGCTGTAGTTAAGATTAATGCTGGTAAAGATTTACCTGTTGCCCCTTTGGGTGCTTCTAATAATGTTCAGGTGGGAGATTGGGCGATCGCGGTGGGTAATCCGTTAGGATTTGATAATACTGTTACCTTGGGGATTGTCAGCACCCTAAAACGTTCGAGCGCTCAAGTAGGAATCAGTGATAAACGGTTAGATTTCATCCAGACTGACGCAGCTATTAACCCCGGTAACTCTGGTGGACCATTATTAAATGGTTTAGGCGAAGTGATTGGAATTAATACCGCAATTCGCGCCGATGCGATGGGGATTGGGTTTGCAATTCCTATTGATAAGGCTAAGGCGATCGCTGTACAATTGCAACGAGATGGCAGAGTTGTTCACCCATACTTAGGTGTGCAAATGGTGACATTAACACCGGAATTAGCAAAACAAAATAACAATGATCCTAATTCCATGTTTGCAATTCCTGAAGTTAAAGGAGTTTTAGTCATGCGAGTTGTCCCTAATTCTCCGGCTGCAACTGCGGGTATCCGTCGCGGTGATGTGATTGTACAGATTGATAGTAAAGAAATTACTAGTGCTGAACAGTTACAAGGTGTAGTGGAAGACAGTACCCTTGGTCAAGCGTTGCAGATAAAAGTGCAAAGAGGGAATCAGACACAGATGCTTTCCGTCCGCACCGCTGAGTTGAAAGACCTTTCTTAG
- a CDS encoding metal-sensing transcriptional repressor, with translation MNGATPITNNSSPVSEPGEHIHNHSHTDHTHIDSVHPHVHSEESLRRIINRLSRIEGHVRGIKTMVQQNTPCPDVLLQIAAVRGALDKVARIVLDEHLTECIGRAAQAGNIESEIEQLKAALDRFLP, from the coding sequence ATGAATGGAGCAACCCCCATCACAAACAACTCCTCACCTGTATCAGAACCAGGCGAACATATCCACAATCACAGTCATACGGATCATACACACATTGATTCTGTTCATCCTCATGTCCACAGTGAAGAGTCCTTACGGCGGATTATTAACCGACTATCACGTATAGAAGGTCACGTTCGCGGAATCAAGACAATGGTACAACAAAATACGCCATGTCCTGATGTATTATTACAAATTGCCGCCGTGCGAGGAGCATTAGATAAAGTAGCACGAATTGTCCTAGACGAACATTTAACTGAATGTATTGGTAGAGCCGCTCAAGCAGGTAATATAGAATCAGAAATTGAACAATTAAAAGCCGCTTTAGATAGATTTTTGCCTTGA
- the menH gene encoding 2-succinyl-6-hydroxy-2,4-cyclohexadiene-1-carboxylate synthase codes for MIIHKYQFHYSLNHQPNKPIILFLHGFMGNIYEFDQAIKLLVDDFSHLTIDLPGHGKTHVLDDECYTMASTAAAIIQLLDQLKIDQCYLIGYSMGGRLALYLTLYFPQRFIKVILESASPGLATETARLARIKSDAQIAKKLTRMTNKDDFDYFLHNWYQQPIFGDIKNHPQYQSMIASRLANNPLNLVKSLQFMGTGSQPSLWEFLPKNTIPLLLLVGEEDEKFMKINMEVTKKCNFVKLQIIDQIAHNIHLENTVAFVQNMQKFFSRVC; via the coding sequence TTGATTATCCATAAATATCAATTTCACTATTCTTTAAATCATCAACCAAACAAACCAATAATTCTGTTTTTACATGGCTTCATGGGGAATATTTATGAATTTGATCAAGCCATAAAACTACTAGTTGATGATTTTTCCCATCTTACCATTGATTTACCGGGACATGGCAAAACTCATGTTTTAGATGATGAATGTTATACAATGGCATCTACAGCCGCAGCGATTATCCAATTATTAGATCAATTAAAAATTGACCAGTGTTATTTAATTGGTTACTCAATGGGAGGAAGATTAGCCTTATATCTGACTCTGTATTTTCCCCAAAGATTTATTAAAGTTATCCTAGAATCTGCTTCTCCTGGTTTAGCCACAGAAACCGCAAGGTTGGCTAGAATTAAAAGTGATGCTCAAATAGCCAAAAAATTAACGAGAATGACAAATAAAGATGATTTTGATTACTTTCTCCATAATTGGTATCAACAGCCAATTTTTGGGGATATTAAAAATCATCCACAATACCAATCTATGATAGCCAGTAGATTAGCAAATAATCCGCTAAATTTAGTTAAATCACTGCAATTTATGGGAACAGGTTCTCAACCTAGTTTATGGGAATTTCTACCTAAAAATACTATTCCTCTATTATTATTAGTTGGTGAGGAAGATGAAAAATTTATGAAAATTAATATGGAAGTTACCAAAAAATGTAACTTTGTTAAATTACAAATAATTGATCAAATTGCACATAATATTCATCTAGAAAACACTGTAGCATTTGTGCAAAATATGCAAAAATTTTTTAGTAGGGTGTGTTAG
- a CDS encoding WecB/TagA/CpsF family glycosyltransferase has protein sequence MFKFPQALPVLGLPVHIMNNYPNWLLDCLKAGQGTHVVTLNAEMTMQAERNLPLAKIIKNAELVIPDGAGVVLYLQYLLGQKVQRFPGIELAESLLQIIDQEQTSASIFFYGGAPGIAEKAADLWQKQLPTLKISGTHSGYHSPAEEQQLLQTLTQLQPQVIFVGLGVPRQELWIAEHRHLCPHSIWVGVGGSFDIWSGGKTRAPRWLANNNLEWLYRLYQEPWRWQRMLALPEFAFKSLIYRWTHKDVNSWEF, from the coding sequence ATGTTTAAATTCCCGCAAGCATTACCCGTACTAGGCTTACCAGTGCATATAATGAATAATTATCCAAACTGGTTATTAGATTGCTTAAAAGCAGGTCAAGGGACTCATGTCGTCACCCTCAATGCCGAAATGACTATGCAAGCAGAGCGCAATCTCCCATTAGCAAAAATCATTAAAAATGCTGAATTAGTTATTCCCGACGGCGCAGGAGTAGTTCTCTATTTACAATATTTATTAGGACAAAAAGTGCAACGGTTTCCCGGAATTGAATTAGCAGAAAGCCTTTTACAAATAATAGATCAAGAACAAACATCTGCTTCAATATTTTTCTATGGAGGCGCACCAGGAATAGCCGAAAAAGCAGCAGATTTATGGCAAAAACAACTTCCCACTCTCAAAATATCCGGCACACATTCTGGTTATCATTCCCCAGCAGAAGAACAACAGTTATTGCAAACTCTGACTCAACTACAGCCACAAGTAATATTTGTTGGTTTGGGAGTACCACGTCAAGAATTATGGATTGCTGAACACCGTCATTTGTGTCCTCACTCCATTTGGGTAGGTGTTGGTGGTAGTTTTGATATTTGGTCAGGTGGAAAAACTCGCGCCCCCCGTTGGTTAGCAAATAATAACTTAGAATGGCTATATAGACTATATCAAGAACCTTGGCGCTGGCAACGAATGTTAGCCTTACCAGAGTTCGCCTTTAAATCCTTAATTTATCGTTGGACTCATAAAGATGTTAATAGTTGGGAGTTCTGA